The DNA segment GAGTCCGCCTCCAGCGTACGCCAGACGGAGAGGGCCTCCGCCATCGACGCCTCGGCCTCGTCGAGCGCGTTGCGTTCGCGCAGGATCCAGCCCAGGAGCGTGAGCGAGCGGGCCAGGTCGGCGTCCGCTGCCCCTCCCGCGAGGGAGCGCCGTTCCTCCACGGCGCGACGCGCCCACCGCTCGGCGGGCTCCCACGCGCCCAGGCGCTCGTACCCGTCCGCGAGCACGTGCAGCATCTCCGCGCGCGTGGCGGGCTGACCGGCATAGGCGTCCTCCACCTGGGCGGCCTGACCGTCCAGCACCTGGCGCACGGTCACGGAGTCGCCGGCCAGTGCGTCGCCGCCGGAGGCTCCGAACGATTCGAGCAGGAATCCCTGGACGGCGAGCGCCCGGTCGCGCTCGGCGGCCACGCGCGCGGATTCTGTGCGGATCCGCTGGTTCTGCAGCAGCGTCACCAGCGCCGCGATCACCAGCGTGAGCGCCAGTGCCACGCCCACGAGCGTCGCTGCCCGGTTCCGGCGCACGAACTTGGACGTGCGGTAGAGCAGGGAGTCGGGCCGGGCCCGCACGGGGCGGCCCGTCAGCCAGCGCTCGAGATCGTCGGCGAGCGCGGCGGCCGAGACGTAGCGCTCCTCGGGAGCGAAGCGGAGCGCGCGCGCGACGATGTTGTCCAGGTCTCCCTGGAGCCGGCGGCGCAGTGCCGTAGGCTCGGTGCGGCGCTTGGCGCTGACGTCCTCCGGCGTGACCGTCTCCTGATCCCCGTCGGGGAGCTGACGGGTGGCGAAGCGACCGGCGGCCAGGCTCGGCGGCGGCGCGGGAGCGGGATCGGAAGCCAGCGCGCGCCCGCTCGCCTCCGCGGCGGAGAAGGGGCGGTGTCCACACAGGGACTCGTAGAGCAGCACACCGAGCGCGTAGACGTCGGTGGCGGTGCTGATGGGATCCCCCCGGATCTGCTCGGGGGCCGCGTATTCCGGCGTGGCCAGGCGGAACCCGGTCCGGGTCTCCTCCGGTGCGTCGGACGACAGGAGCTTGGCGATGCCGAAGTCGAGCAGCTTGGGCGCACCCTCCGCCGTCACCAGGATGTTCGAGGGTTTCAGGTCGCGGTGCACCACCAGGTTCCCGTGCGCGTGCTGCACGGCCAGGCAGACCTGGCGCATGAGCTCCACGCGCTCGCGGATCGACAGGACGCGGCGGTCGCAATAGCGGTCCAGCCGTTCGCCCTCGATGTGCTCCATGACGAAGAAGGCGCGACCATCGTCGGTGGTCCCACCCCCGAGGAAGCGCGCGATGCCGGGGTGGCCGAGCCCCGCCAGGATGGCGCGCTCGCGGGCGAAGCGCTCCGCGAAGCCGGCGGGCGCGCCCTGGCGCATGACCTTGATGGCCGCGTAGCGGCGGAAGTCCGCCTCCTCCTGGACGCCCAGGAAGACGTCGCCCATGCCGCCGCCGCCCAGCGGCCGCACCAGCCGGTACGGGCCGATGTGGGCATCGTCGGGAAGGGAGCGGGCCGCGTCCTGCACCCGCGCGACCGGTGTCTCGAGGAACCCGTCCGCGGCGTCCTCCGCGCGCAACAGCGCACGCACCCGCCGCTCCAGCTCCGGATCGCCCGCGCACGCCGAGTGCAGGAACGTCTCGCGTGTCTCTGGCGCCCGTTCGAGCGCACCGTGGAAGACCTCCTCGACGCGTTCCCAGGAGCGGGTATCGGTCACGGCGAGGTTCCGGAGCCGGAGGACGGCGTGGAGCCGGGTCTGCGGTGGAGCAGGCTGTCTGCGGAAGGCTCCTCCAGCGCCACGGACGGGCCGAGCGCATCCCGCAGCCACGCGCGCGCTGCGCGCCAGGCGCGTCGCACGGTGGCCTCGGAGAGCCCCATGGCCTCGGCGATCTCCTCGTGTCCGAGCCCCCCGAAGAATCGGTACTCCACGACGCGGGCTCCCCGCTCGTTGAAGCGCTCCAGCTCGCGCAGCGCGTCATCCAGCGCGAGCAGCTCCGTGGCCTGGCGGGCATCCATCACGGCGGTGGCATCCGA comes from the Gemmatimonadota bacterium genome and includes:
- a CDS encoding serine/threonine-protein kinase; the encoded protein is MTDTRSWERVEEVFHGALERAPETRETFLHSACAGDPELERRVRALLRAEDAADGFLETPVARVQDAARSLPDDAHIGPYRLVRPLGGGGMGDVFLGVQEEADFRRYAAIKVMRQGAPAGFAERFARERAILAGLGHPGIARFLGGGTTDDGRAFFVMEHIEGERLDRYCDRRVLSIRERVELMRQVCLAVQHAHGNLVVHRDLKPSNILVTAEGAPKLLDFGIAKLLSSDAPEETRTGFRLATPEYAAPEQIRGDPISTATDVYALGVLLYESLCGHRPFSAAEASGRALASDPAPAPPPSLAAGRFATRQLPDGDQETVTPEDVSAKRRTEPTALRRRLQGDLDNIVARALRFAPEERYVSAAALADDLERWLTGRPVRARPDSLLYRTSKFVRRNRAATLVGVALALTLVIAALVTLLQNQRIRTESARVAAERDRALAVQGFLLESFGASGGDALAGDSVTVRQVLDGQAAQVEDAYAGQPATRAEMLHVLADGYERLGAWEPAERWARRAVEERRSLAGGAADADLARSLTLLGWILRERNALDEAEASMAEALSVWRTLEADSAGLSRTLNDLSGVLMSQGRLDEAEPMAREALEIRRATLPANDRGIAITANNLANVLGLQGRHEESAELLREAVAILEETLGPYHRRTLTARRNLAVRYGWLGDWERSAEIGKQLVDGFERLGSDDLGLAFAMEAYGGALWRTGALPQADSVLDRGLAIASARSDGAHEVSAWLHLQKAALRQSADRREEALEQVRAAVDVYDRMYDDHPMLATTLGRLGAMATDPSERVRAHRAAAEMWTRLEGDADARTLRASAAWGQALVADGRPRDALPLFEALAHTLAATPDADPLSAPAPHLGRAEALAALGDTAAARTALEEATPLLTGEADVTANREWKARVEALLRGTGGP